From a single Syngnathus scovelli strain Florida chromosome 2, RoL_Ssco_1.2, whole genome shotgun sequence genomic region:
- the spega gene encoding striated muscle preferentially expressed protein kinase isoform X6, translating to MKKIWSKKRFQRSGHSTRTFGRFTHDSENTEDETTEPQMEPKGGLGRHQDKTAWGGPLGEGDRMTEYNPDACDRRATLPGSHDPIVERELRTLASRPPGPNMDPANPSRKSPNALVVNSAERQSPTPSVSPFLKRMKVAIPAILVEDETSKIECDAGQMEMNQVKSGSAGEQIVSLHEDYLSPQVAAMERISAPTKNVHFKEPPSFQVEPCDQVVMEGQDVVISVKVSGQPKPMVHWLKDKVPVKTAGRFSVRVTEDGSDELRIISAQRSDAGLYVCKLVSDIGTKQEECRIEVKAAAELQLKIIREVTDLKVEAGESAMFECDISGPSDVDVDWLSNGKLIQPALLNCKMHFNGRRCRLLLNSVHEDDSGTYTCKLSTAKDELTSSANLKVTPSKEPLFTRKLDVLEVIAGRTARLDCKVSGSPAPQVTWMHFESKVEESDNVCILSEGGRHSLVIANVSSDTEGFYTAVAQNIHGKAECTAELYIQEHRAAVSSHISKLEKMPSIPEEPEQLESEVVKRTMPDFVKPLSDLEVIEGKEAVLSCKVTGLPYPTISWYHNGKRIESSDERKMTQNRDVHTLVIQATCHADGGVYKAVIANKLGKAACYAHLYVSDIVPDPPDGPPIIEAITGKTISLSWKRSKKINPSDDSGSLSYVLQQQPLGSIQWSTVASNLRETSYTITNLSKGVRYAFRVLTSTGKTLSKPSPSTDLVQLQDRGPYLRKAPVIIDKPDIVYVVENQPVSITVTLNHVHATVTWKRRGVALVNKAGVCEMSTPDDDQHTLKLQRVRALDIGQLVVMASNQFGSDLCTLQLVMAVPPKFETIMEDVDIREGETTRLAVVVEGKPDPDILWYKDDVLLSESNYFTFVYDDPEYSLVILNAHTEHSGVYTCTAKNLAASNSCKAELTVRTEDKEAIEPVEDEGTILRKMRRLTDYYDLHKEIGRGTFSYVKRVTQKKGKKDFAAKFTSARGKRKALALREMELLSELDHERIIFFHDAFEKKNLVVLITELCHEEMLERISRRTTVTELEIRRCIQQVLEGLRYLHEKDIGHLDIKPENILMASASSDQIRICDFGNAIRLESSEEHYSKYGTPEYVAPEIVNQTPVSRATDIWPVAVITYLCLTGVSPFTGENDRATVLNIRNYNVAFEENMFSDLCKEAKGFVVKLLVVDRLRPSAIECLRHPWFKSESNKSICTAKLKQVLSRRRWQRSLINYKSKMVMRTIPELLNDASSHVSIAVAKHLKEGSPPPSSSSDSEADVDELPFIPMPLSMFFSGSRVSLNELPEDEHVTRGPNDIADRTKNNLDTAGIKEAGKSGTQKPQNPDEEMIQQTKRALLKKGLSTETGESQTKARRSTMRRGSSADSALLLHTDLEQGDVNQTTETSTNSLKKTVSLELPNRSPSPGITKISQEDYALKLELMRQRLLRGGSVDKKMSGLRGPLFETLGMEDEQQTGSLDRNLRRSRAGPSTLTRAASSESAGQDTPKTKVFQKSASFTQEDSEPMPLHRRYGAPLEIPSGGTEGKKLKEATSMSALTEQTTTESPTERISFRYPTAEVDQQRKRNNQEKRTNIEKVNKAENEPRSSAHVTPIIVIEDDVEAQYKKKTYLNKEKVTEDKGTSQNTKPGTSDRVSDKLKGHEAKGIAPSPQHPAVFAKVATSDLSSAATSNPEIPGMPRHPQLRTDIKDIASEEVFEARFKKRESSLTRSLKKLTRNKSEEKSPTLSRKIGGGDDEVYRPGQRGAPLEMVSQGLQEKSKSVQDLREDKEKEPGLSLIGRWSMRGKRSSVDKDAENSKERKNQEKAAPKRVTWAIGRSKSLDTNEQRAKADESAVSAMRRRFESKVAGISAKIRSQSEDRKDKTTEASQKEQQPKRLTDSPILAMRQMFENKLTGNTTKIRSLSEQRQDDTEEKKAPLFSRHRHSHSEGRGLKGMGIPENQLAKQAGVAASKESIESTSSVQSENDRRSRWDRWGLTKSKKDKTPSQPDLILPNPKKEDTSLTRTFVRSASDFPPVFHIKLKDQILLEGEQVTLSCLPAGSPLPDITWIKDRKALYTDDRISLTSHPDGRQLLTILKCSQRDAGVYECVATNPLAAITTSCTLTIAYVPKRPGTPEVPQTYNNTALVLWKPSDTKPPCSYTLERKTEGDSTWQTVTTGVVDCYYNVTDLPQGDVFRFRVFCVNKAGQGPPSNSSAPVTLDSAAEEASPVVAVVKTTAVPGSLASPSSLPVTSTMTNTTSTVTGPKNATSPVTSLPSAVLPSSYRAPRTIETSSSPSAITNMHDAPKTSSKLPSVPFVTPKLQSPVNIVSPMTQTPSILATPPSSPTKPALAVTYIPTTMAPSPSSFSPKVLQTSSLSPIGEGACTPTRSTPSGRVTPSTALRQGVPQKPYTFLEEKSRGRFGVIRECRENATGKIYMAKIIPYSQENKKEVLKEYEILKSLHNDKIMALHEAYVTPRYVVLVAEYCTGKELLHSIVERFRYSEDDVVEYLVQILQGVEYLHNRRVLHLDLKPDNIMVTNLNTIKIVDFGSAQSFNPLSLKQQDLGAVTLQYMAPEIVKGEVVGPPADVWTVGVVTYIMLSGQLPFDDKDPQRVKSKILMAKFDPTRLYPNVSQSALAFVKKLLSSYAWARPSTRDCFSQAWLQDTYMMKLRRQTLTFTTGRLKEFLVAQQCHRAESTTKHKVLLRSYQSTPKSTSSGPASQFHDSK from the exons CAAATTGTGAGTCTCCATGAAGACTACCTGAGTCCACAGGTGGCGGCGATGGAACGTATTTCTGCTCCAACTAAAAATGTCCATTTTAAGGAACCTCCCTCTTTCCAG gtGGAGCCATGTGACCAAGTCGTGATGGAGGGACAAGATGTTGTCATCTCTGTAAAAGTTTCCGGGCAGCCCAAACCAATGGTTCACTG GCTAAAGGACAAGGTCCCGGTGAAGACGGCAGGACGCTTCTCCGTGAGGGTGACGGAGGACGGCTCCGATGAGCTCAGGATCATCTCAGCACAGAGGTCGGACGCAGGGCTctatgtctgcaagcttgtcagTGACATCGGAACAAAGCAGGAGGAGTGCAGAATCGAAGTCAAAG CTGCAGCAGAGTTACAGCTGAAAATTATCCGAGAGGTGACAGATCTGAAGGTGGAGGCTGGCGAGTCGGCCATGTTTGAATGTGACATCTCCGGTCCTTCAGACGTGGATGTGGATTGGCTCTCCAATGGGAAGCTGATCCAGCCGGCGCTGCTTAACTGCAAGATGCACTTTAATGGGCGCAG ATGCCGCCTGCTGCTGAATTCAGTGCACGAAGACGACAGTGGGACATACACTTGCAAATTGAGCACAGCCAAGG ACGAGTTGACCTCCAGCGCAAACCTAAAGGTGACCCCCTCCAAGGAGCCGTTGTTCACCCGCAAGCTGGACGTCCTCGAGGTCATCGCGGGTCGCACGGCCCGCTTGGACTGCAAGGTGAGCGGGTCACCGGCGCCACAAGTCACCTGGATGCACTTTG AGTCCAAAGTGGAGGAGAGCGACAATGTGTGCATTCTCAGCGAGGGCGGGCGTCACTCGCTGGTGATAGCCAACGTCAGCAGTGACACAGAAGGCTTCTATACGGCCGTGGCTCAGAACATTCACGGGAAGGCCGAATGCACTGCTGAGCTGTACATCCAAGAGCACAGGGCGGCGGTCTCCTCTCACAT ATCCAAACTTGAGAAGATGCCATCCATCCCAGAGGAGCCAGAGCAGCTGGAGAGTGAAGTGGTGAAGAGAACCATGCCGGATTTTGTAAAACCTCTGTCTGACTTGGAAGTGATCGAAGGAAAAGAGGCGGTTCTGAGCTGCAAGGTGACAGGCCTGCCTTATCCGACCATCTCCTGGTACCACAACGGAAAGCGCATCGAGAGCAGCGATGAGCGCAAAATGACCCAGA ACAGGGACGTCCACACGTTGGTCATTCAAGCAACTTGTCACGCTGACGGCGGCGTCTACAAGGCGGTGATCGCGAACAAACTGGGCAAAGCAGCCTGCTATGCACATTTATATGTTTCAG ATATTGTTCCAGATCCACCTGATGGGCCCCCGATCATAGAGGCCATCACCGGAAAAACGATAAGCCTCAGCTGGAAAAGATCCAAgaaaataaatccatcagatg ATTCGGGTTCCCTGTCTTATGTGCTCCAGCAGCAACCTTTGGGCTCCATCCAGTGGTCCACCGTAGCTTCCAACTTGAGGGAAACCAGCTACACCATTACCAACCTTTCCAAGGGGGTCCGCTACGCTTTCAGGGTCTTGACCTCCACCGGCAAGACGCTCAGCAAACCTTCACCATCCACAGATTTGGTCCAGCTCCAGGACAGAG GACCTTATTTGAGGAAAGCACCCGTGATCATCGACAAACCCGACATTGTGTACGTGGTTGAGAATCAACCCGTAAGCATCACCGTCACCCTGAACCACGTGCACGCTACCGTCACTTGGAAAAG GAGGGGCGTGGCTTTGGTCAACAAAGCCGGAGTGTGCGAGATGAGCACGCCGGACGATGATCAACACACCCTGAAGCTTCAGCGCGTCCGAGCCTTGGACATCGGCCAGCTGGTGGTGATGGCCAGCAACCAGTTTGGCAGCGACCTCTGCACGCTGCAGCTGGTCATGGCAG TGCCACCAAAATTTGAAACCATCATGGAGGATGTGGACATACGTGAGGGAGAAACTACCCGTCTCGCTGTTGTGGTCGAAGGAAAACCAGATCCAGACATCTTGTGGTACAAG GATGATGTGCTTCTCTCAGAGAGCAACTACTTCACCTTCGTGTACGATGACCCAGAGTATTCTCTCGTGATCCTTAACGCCCACACTGAGCATTCGGGCGTCTACACCTGCACGGCCAAGAACCTGGCCGCGTCCAACTCCTGCAAGGCTGAACTGACAGTTCGCACAG AGGACAAAGAGGCCATAGAACCAGTGGAAGATGAAGGAACCATTCTCAGGAAGATGCGACGCTTGACAGACTACTATGACCTCCACAAGGAGATAGGCAG GGGGACCTTTTCCTACGTGAAGCGAGTGACTCAGAAGAAGGGAAAGAAGGACTTTGCTGCCAAGTTCACATCCGCACGTGGAAAGAGGAAAGCCCTGGCACTGCGGGAGATGGAACTGCTGTCCGAGCTGGACCACGAGCGCATCATCTTCTTCCATGATGCCTTTGAGAAGAAGAATTTGGTGGTGCTGATAACAGAATT GTGTCACGAGGAGATGTTAGAACGAATATCCAGAAGAACGACAGTCACAGAGTTGGAA ATTCGTCGATGTATTCAGCAGGTGTTGGAAGGCCTTCGCTACCTTCATGAGAAAGACATCGGCCATCTTGACATAAAG CCAGAAAATATTTTGATGGCATCTGCCAGCAGTGACCAGATCCGTATTTGCGACTTTGGCAACGCCATCAGACTGGAGTCCTCCGAGGAGCACTACTCCAAGTATGGAACGCCGGAATACGTAGCACCAGAGATTGTGAACCAAACGCCGGTCTCTCGAGCAACAGACATATG GCCAGTCGCTGTCATTACATATCTCTG TCTGACAGGAGTGTCACCATTCACCGGTGAAAACGACAGAGCCACGGTGTTGAACATTCGCAACTACAACGTGGCCTTCGAGGAGAACATGTTCTCTGACCTCTGCAAAGAGGCGAAGGGGTTTGTCGTCAAGCTCTTGGTGGTGGACCGACT GAGACCAAGCGCCATCGAGTGCCTTCGTCATCCTTGGTTCAAG TCAGAAAGTAACAAGAGCATCTGCACGGCGAAGCTAAAGCAGGTTTTGTCTCGGAGGCGATGGCAG CGCTCCCTAATCAATTACAAATCAAAAATGGTGATGCGAACAATCCCGGAGCTACTTAACGACGCATCGAGCCATGTGTCCATTGCTGTGGCGAAACATTTAAAAGAAGGCTCCCCGCCACCTTCATCATCCTCCGACTCAGAAGCAGACGTGGATGAGCTTCCCTTCATTCCTATGCCGCTATCGATGTTCTTCTCCGGTTCCAGAGTCTCCTTGAATGAGTTGCCCGAGGATGAACATGTCACACGGGGGCCCAATGATATTGCTGATAGAACTAAGAACAACCTTGACACAGCTGGTATCAAAGAAGCTGGTAAAAGCGGGACACAGAAACCCCAAAACCCAGACGAAGAGATGATTCAACAGACGAAAAGAGCTCTACTTAAAAAAGGATTAAGTACAGAGACGGGTGAGTCTCAGACAAAAGCAAGAAGATCCACAATGAGGAGAGGCAGTTCTGCTGACTCGGCGTTGCTTCTTCACACTGACCTAGAACAGGGTGACGTCAACCAAACCACAGAAACGAGCACCAATAGCCTGAAAAAGACTGTTTCTCTTGAACTACCCAACCGTAGCCCAAGCCCTGGAATCACAAAAATTAGCCAGGAGGATTACGCCTTGAAACTGGAGCTCATGAGACAACGGCTGCTCAGGGGAGGTAGCGTGGATAAAAAGATGAGCGGCCTCCGAGGACCCTTATTTGAAACGCTTGGCATGGAAGATGAGCAACAGACAGGGTCTCTGGATCGCAATCTGAGGAGATCTAGAGCGGGGCCATCCACGCTCACGCGAGCTGCATCCTCTGAGAGTGCTGGACAAGACACACCAAAGACCAAAGTTTTCCAGAAAAGCGCTTCCTTCACTCAAGAAGATTCGGAACCCATGCCCCTTCATCGCAGGTATGGAGCTCCCTTAGAAATCCCATCTGGAGGCACTGAGGGGAAGAAGCTAAAGGAGGCAACCTCCATGTCCGCCCTAACAGAACAAACCACGACGGAGTCACCAACGGAGCGCATCTCATTTAGATACCCAACAGCAGAAGTGGACCAACAGCGCAAACGCAACAATCAAGAGAAAAGGACCAATATAGAAAAAGTAAATAAAGCAGAAAATGAGCCAAGATCGTCCGCACATGTTACTCCGATAATTGTGATAGAAGACGATGTGGAAGCGCAGTACAAAAAGAAAACTTATTTAAATAAAGAGAAAGTTACTGAAGACAAAGGAACATCACAAAACACAAAACCTGGAACATCTGACCGAGTGTCTGACAAGTTGAAAGGACATGAGGCCAAAGGCATCGCTCCTTCACCTCAACACCCAGCTGTGTTTGCCAAAGTGGCGACTTCCGATCTATCCTCTGCTGCCACTTCAAACCCGGAGATACCCGGCATGCCACGCCACCCGCAACTTCGAACAGATATAAAAGACATTGCCTCGGAAGAGGTCTTTGAAGCCAGATTCAAGAAGCGGGAGTCATCTTTGACTCGTAGCCTCAAAAAGCTAACCAGGAACAAATCCGAGGAAAAATCACCTACGTTGAGCCGTAAGATTGGCGGTGGAGACGATGAGGTGTACAGGCCAGGGCAAAGGGGGGCCCCCCTCGAAATGGTCTCCCAAGGGCTACAAGAAAAATCCAAATCAGTTCAAGACTTACGGGAAGATAAGGAAAAAGAACCTGGCCTAAGCCTTATTGGCAGGTGGTCGATGCGGGGTAAGAGATCGTCAGTTGATAAAGATGCAGAGAACTCAAAGGAAAGAAAGAATCAGGAAAAGGCAGCCCCAAAGAGGGTTACCTGGGCAATTGGTCGTAGTAAATCTTTAGACACGAATGAACAAAGGGCAAAAGCTGACGAGTCTGCGGTTTCTGCTATGAGACGCAGGTTCGAGTCCAAAGTGGCTGGAATCTCAGCCAAAATAAGGAGCCAGTccgaggacaggaaggataaaaCTACAGAGGCGAGTCAGAAGGAGCAACAACCGAAGAGGCTCACAGATTCTCCAATCCTAGCAATGCGccagatgtttgagaataaactCACTGGAAATACGACAAAAATCCGGAGTCTGTCAGAGCAAAGACAAGATGACACCGAGGAGAAGAAGGCACCCCTGTTTTCTCGCCATCGCCACTCACACTCTGAAGGGCGAGGACTGAAAGGAATGGGCATACCCGAGAATCAGCTGGCCAAACAGGCTGGCGTGGCCGCGTCAAAGGAATCCATCGAATCCACTTCCAGTGTTCAATCTGAGAACGACCGGCGGTCTAGATGGGACAGGTGGGGTCTGACCAAgagcaaaaaagacaaaacacctTCTCAACCTGACCTGATTTTACCCAACCCAAAAAAAGAAGACACATCCCTCACTCGGACCTTTGTCCGTTCCGCTTCGGATTTCCCGCCGGTGTTCCACATCAAACTCAAAGACCAAATCCTACTCGAGGGGGAGCAGGTCACCCTCAGTTGTCTCCCTGCCGGAAGTCCCCTTCCTGACATCACATGGATCAAAG ATCGGAAAGCTTTGTATACGGATGACCGAATCAGTCTGACGTCCCATCCGGATGGCAGGCAGCTTCTTACGATCCTAAAGTGCAGCCAAAGAGATGCTGGGGTGTACGAGTGCGTGGCTACCAACCCCCTGGCCGCCATTACCACCTCTTGTACACTGACGATAGCTT ATGTTCCCAAACGACCCGGAACCCCTGAAGTCCCTCAGACGTATAACAACACCGCCCTGGTGCTGTGGAAACCGTCCGACACCAAGCCCCCGTGCAGCTACACATTGGAAAGAAAGACGGAAG GAGATTCAACGTGGCAAACCGTtaccaccggagtggttgactgcTACTACAACGTGACTGACTTACCACAAGGTGACGTGTTCCGGTTCCGCGTGTTCTGTGTGAACAAGGCAGGACAGGGTCCACCTAGCAACTCTTCAGCTCCAGTCACTTTGGATTCAGCAG CTGAAGAAGCTTCACCCGTGGTGGCTGTGGTTAAGACCACTGCCGTACCTGGATCTCTGGCGTCTCCCTCAAGTCTCCCAGTCACATCCACGATGACAAATACAACCTCCACTGTAACAGGTCCTAAAAATGCGACTTCACCAGTGACATCCCTTCCTTCTGCAGTACTTCCATCATCCTATCGGGCTCCAAGAACCATAGAGACCTCTTCATCTCCATCGGCAATCACAAATATGCATGATGCTCCCAAAACGAGCTCTAAACTTCCATCGGTACCATTCGTAACGCCCAAGCTCCAGAGTCCAGTGAACATTGTGTCTCCCATGACCCAGACCCCGAGCATTCTTGCGACTCCTCCTTCAAGCCCCACCAAACCTGCCTTAGCGGTCACTTATATCCCCACCACCATGGCCCCATCTCCAAGTTCCTTCTCCCCTAAAGTGCTGCAAACCTCCAGCCTGAGCCCCATTGGTGAAGGGGCCTGTACGCCCACCAGAAGCACACCATCCGGTCGCGTCACACCCTCCACGGCTCTGCGTCAAGGGGTTCCACAGAAACCTTACACCTTCCTGGAAGAGAAATCCAG AGGTCGCTTCGGCGTCATCCGAGAGTGCCGTGAGAATGCCACGGGCAAAATATACATGGCCAAAATCATTCCCTACAGCCAAGAGAACAAAAAGGAAGTGCTGAAGGAGTACGAGATCCTGAAATCTCTGCACAATGACAAAATCATGGCTCTGCACGAAGCCTATGTCACGCCACGCTACGTTGTGCTGGTGGCAGAGTACTGCACCGGCAAAGAGCTGCTGCACAGCATCGTGGAGAG ATTCCGCTACTCTGAGGACGACGTGGTTGAGTACTTGGTCCAGATCCTGCAGGGAGTCGAGTACCTACACAACCGCCGAGTCCTCCACTTGGACCTGAAGCCAGACAACATCATGGTGACAAACCTCAACACCATCAAGattgtggactttggaagcgctCAAAGCTTCAACCCACTTAGTCTCAAGCAGCAGGATTTGGGGGCGGTAACACTGCAATACATGG CTCCTGAAATCGTGAAAGGCGAAGTAGTGGGGCCTCCCGCAGATGTATGGACTGTTGGAGTTGTGACTTACATCAT GCTCAGCGGCCAGCTGCCCTTTGATGACAAAGATCCTCAACGTGTGAAATCCAAGATCCTGATGGCCAAGTTTGACCCAACGAGACTCTACCCCAACGTCTCCCAAAGTGCCTTGGCCTTTGTCAAGAAGTTGCTGAGCAGTTACGCTTG GGCCCGCCCAAGCACACGCGACTGCTTCTCCCAAGCCTGGCTTCAGGACACTTACATGATGAAGCTGAGGAGGCAGACCCTTACCTTCACCACAGGCAGACTCAAAGAGTTCTTGGTGGCGCAGCAGTGCCATCGCGCCGAGAGCACAACCAAGCACAAGGTGCTGCTGCGCAGCTACCAGAGCACACCCAAGTCCACGTCAAGCGGGCCTGCGTCGCAGTTTCACGACTCCAAGTGA